A region from the uncultured Macellibacteroides sp. genome encodes:
- a CDS encoding sigma-54 dependent transcriptional regulator, whose translation MILIIDDDASIRSSLSFLLKRAGFDTKAVSGPKEALEEVRIIAPDLIMMDMNFTLTTSGEEGILLLRQVKIFRPDVPVILMTAWGSIQLAVQGMKAGAFDFITKPWNNLVLLKAVHNALELSERKNTPPISRTDADKKFHFDKIIGQSSSLMDVLDTVSRIAPTTASVLITGESGTGKELIAEAIHANSPRVKDPFVKVNLGGLSQSLFESEMFGHKKGAFTDAYIDRTGRFEIANGGTIFLDEIGDLDMSCQVKLLRVLQDQTFEVLGDSRPRKADVRVVSATNRNLREMVGEHTFREDLFYRINLIGIHLPALRERTEDIPLLARFFADKHTELNNLPNVQFASDALVYLQRLPYPGNIRELKNLVERTILVCGKNVMDAADFEAQSGYVAETKQLTGSPLGRMTLDEMEKQSILQALDQFGGNLSHVAAALGISRAALYRRLEKYGITSGK comes from the coding sequence ATGATTCTGATTATTGATGATGACGCATCTATTCGCTCGTCTCTTTCATTTCTTTTGAAAAGGGCCGGATTTGATACAAAAGCTGTTTCTGGACCGAAAGAGGCTTTGGAAGAAGTGCGAATTATTGCACCGGATTTGATAATGATGGATATGAATTTTACCCTGACTACATCTGGAGAAGAAGGTATTTTGCTGCTGAGGCAAGTTAAAATATTCCGTCCGGATGTTCCTGTAATTCTGATGACAGCCTGGGGAAGCATTCAACTGGCTGTTCAAGGCATGAAGGCCGGTGCTTTCGATTTTATTACCAAACCATGGAATAACCTTGTTTTACTTAAGGCGGTACACAATGCACTGGAATTAAGTGAGCGAAAGAATACACCACCCATAAGTAGGACCGACGCCGACAAGAAGTTTCACTTTGATAAGATTATTGGTCAGAGCTCATCGTTAATGGATGTATTGGACACGGTTTCCCGCATTGCCCCCACTACTGCTTCTGTTTTAATAACTGGCGAAAGTGGCACAGGAAAGGAACTAATTGCTGAAGCTATTCATGCGAATAGTCCGCGCGTTAAAGATCCCTTCGTAAAAGTGAATTTAGGAGGCCTTAGCCAAAGTTTATTCGAAAGCGAAATGTTCGGTCATAAAAAGGGAGCTTTTACGGATGCTTACATAGACCGGACCGGGCGGTTCGAAATAGCCAATGGTGGCACTATCTTTTTAGACGAGATTGGCGATCTGGACATGAGCTGCCAGGTAAAGCTTTTGCGAGTGCTGCAAGATCAGACCTTTGAAGTGCTTGGTGACAGCCGTCCCCGTAAAGCTGATGTCCGGGTGGTTAGCGCAACAAACCGGAATCTCAGAGAAATGGTGGGCGAACATACTTTCCGTGAAGATTTGTTTTACCGTATTAACCTGATCGGCATTCATTTGCCTGCACTAAGGGAACGTACAGAAGATATACCTCTACTGGCTCGCTTTTTTGCTGACAAGCATACAGAACTGAATAATCTTCCGAATGTTCAGTTTGCGTCGGATGCTTTGGTGTATCTTCAGCGACTCCCTTATCCTGGTAATATTCGGGAATTAAAAAACTTGGTTGAGCGGACCATTTTAGTGTGTGGTAAGAACGTAATGGATGCTGCCGACTTTGAGGCACAAAGCGGATACGTGGCGGAAACAAAGCAATTAACGGGTTCGCCGTTAGGACGTATGACGCTGGATGAGATGGAAAAGCAATCTATTTTGCAGGCTTTGGATCAGTTCGGGGGCAATTTGTCGCACGTGGCTGCAGCGTTGGGTATTAGCCGCGCGGCTCTTTACCGTCGACTTGAAAAGTATGGAATCACCTCAGGAAAATAG
- a CDS encoding ATP-binding protein, with amino-acid sequence MRIKAMFWLLTALLLSLAGVLSYFAFYSSSRILFSAVEFLIVLTAVYLLYFYHRIVKPLYIIGNGMDLLKEQDFSSRLRRVGQPDADRIVDVFNKMMEQLKNERIHIREQNHFLDLLINASPLGVIILNLDRKIVSLNPSARVILSLKQEENVVGRRLSEFDSLLAAELVRLEMGTPQIIRLNDANIYKCTQSSFIDSGFQHPFYLIERLTQEVFKAEKKAYEKVIRMIAHEVNNTTAGITSTLDSIENTFREMENCEDLCEVMRISIERCYSLSRFITNFADVVRIPDPQLQTLDLNLLLTSERRFMENICYNRNIELLPSLSESPLYVKADSVLLEQVLLNIIKNAAESIGDHGKIYIHTFTNPICIEIADTGKGIDKDTESRLFTPFFSTKPNGQGIGLIFIREVLHKHNCTFSLRTDTDGLTRFRILFP; translated from the coding sequence ATGAGAATAAAAGCTATGTTTTGGTTATTAACCGCATTGTTGTTGTCTCTTGCGGGCGTATTAAGTTACTTTGCTTTTTATTCTTCCTCGCGTATACTATTTTCTGCAGTGGAATTCCTAATAGTGCTAACTGCTGTTTATCTCTTGTATTTCTATCATCGAATTGTAAAGCCTCTATACATTATCGGCAACGGGATGGATTTACTAAAAGAACAGGATTTCAGTTCACGCCTGCGCAGGGTTGGTCAACCGGATGCCGATCGCATTGTGGATGTTTTCAATAAAATGATGGAGCAACTTAAAAACGAACGGATACATATCCGGGAACAGAATCATTTTTTAGATCTGTTAATTAATGCGTCTCCTCTTGGTGTAATCATCCTAAACCTCGACAGAAAGATCGTTTCGTTAAATCCTTCCGCGCGGGTTATCTTATCTCTGAAGCAAGAAGAGAATGTAGTTGGGAGGCGCTTATCCGAATTTGATTCTTTACTGGCTGCAGAGTTAGTTCGGCTTGAAATGGGAACTCCCCAAATAATCAGGCTGAACGACGCCAATATTTATAAGTGTACCCAATCTTCCTTTATCGACAGTGGATTTCAGCATCCTTTTTATCTTATAGAAAGACTGACTCAGGAGGTGTTCAAGGCCGAAAAGAAAGCCTACGAAAAGGTGATACGGATGATTGCACATGAAGTGAACAACACAACTGCCGGCATTACATCCACACTCGACTCGATTGAAAACACATTCCGCGAGATGGAAAATTGTGAGGACCTTTGTGAAGTTATGCGAATATCCATCGAACGCTGTTACAGCCTTAGTCGTTTTATTACCAATTTTGCGGATGTGGTACGCATCCCTGACCCTCAGCTTCAAACATTAGATTTAAATTTACTTCTTACTTCCGAAAGACGATTCATGGAGAATATTTGCTACAACCGCAACATTGAATTACTTCCATCCCTTAGTGAATCACCTCTTTATGTAAAAGCCGACAGTGTTTTACTGGAACAGGTATTGCTTAATATTATTAAAAATGCCGCCGAATCCATTGGAGATCATGGAAAAATTTACATCCATACGTTCACAAATCCTATTTGCATAGAAATTGCCGACACAGGAAAAGGAATTGATAAAGATACCGAATCCCGTCTCTTCACCCCCTTCTTCTCCACTAAACCCAACGGACAAGGAATAGGCCTCATCTTTATTCGAGAAGTTCTTCACAAACATAACTGTACTTTTTCCCTTCGTACCGATACAGATGGCTTAACCCGCTTTCGGATTCTATTTCCTTAA
- a CDS encoding glycoside hydrolase family 127 protein — protein MKNILIAVLAGFCLAGSAQTHDGGYPISPVPFTSVKVTDHFWGQRLKASREVTIPLAFSKCEETGRYDNFYKAAHPSAEYKVEGYPFDDTDVYKTIEGASYSMQTYPDKKLDKYIDSVLTVVAAAQEPDGYLYTARTMNPAHPHEWSGTSRWEKVEDLSHEFYNLGHMVEGAIAHYQATGKKNFLNIAIKYADCVEREIGNKPNQLIRVPGHQIAEMALAKLYLVTGQKKYLDLAKFFLDKRGYTTRKDIYSQANKPVLEQDEAVGHAVRAAYMYSGMADVAALTGDTGYIHAIDKIWDNATTKKLYITGGIGATSNGEAFGENYELPNMSAYCETCAAIGNVYWNYRLFLLHGESKYFDVLERALYNGLISGVSLDGGSFFYPNPLESIGQHQRQPWFGCACCPSNISRFIPSLPGYVYAVNKNDLYVNLFMSNTSDMKVNGKKVTLTQTTGYPWSGDIRMEVSPKGKQSFTLKIRIPGWVQGSVVPGNLYSYTDRKQLGYKVKVNGELVYATLDKGYFNIARQWKKGDVVEVHFDMEPRTVKANSKVEADRGKIAVERGPVVYCAEWPDNDFSVLSVIINRKPEFIVECKPELLYGIDQLKTSAQTIAYDEQGRLTTKDVTLTLIPYYTWAHRGSGEMAVWLPQDVNATRPSQPVTITSKAKVSASTLIKSISAINDGLTPKDENDRSVPYYHWWPKEGTTEWICYEFDQPQQLSFSTIYWFDDAPWGGCRVPKSWKLFYKDNSGNWQPVNALSAYGTEKGEGNTVRFSPVTTSAIKLEVVQQEKNASGLFEWTVD, from the coding sequence ATGAAAAATATACTGATAGCTGTATTGGCCGGATTCTGCCTTGCAGGTAGCGCACAGACGCACGACGGGGGATATCCCATTTCTCCCGTTCCGTTCACTTCAGTAAAAGTAACCGATCATTTCTGGGGGCAACGGCTCAAAGCCAGTCGGGAAGTAACCATTCCACTTGCTTTCAGCAAATGTGAAGAGACCGGGCGATATGATAATTTCTACAAAGCTGCACATCCCAGTGCGGAATACAAAGTGGAAGGTTATCCGTTTGATGATACAGATGTATACAAAACCATCGAAGGAGCAAGCTACTCCATGCAAACCTATCCGGACAAAAAGCTTGATAAATATATAGACAGCGTGCTTACCGTTGTTGCTGCTGCCCAGGAACCAGACGGCTATCTTTATACAGCACGCACTATGAATCCGGCACATCCCCACGAATGGTCAGGGACTTCTCGCTGGGAAAAAGTGGAAGACCTCAGTCATGAGTTCTATAATCTGGGTCATATGGTAGAAGGAGCCATTGCTCATTATCAAGCTACAGGGAAAAAGAATTTCCTTAACATAGCAATAAAATATGCCGACTGCGTAGAGCGTGAAATAGGAAATAAACCCAATCAGCTCATTCGTGTTCCGGGTCATCAGATTGCAGAGATGGCATTGGCTAAGCTTTATCTTGTAACCGGACAGAAAAAGTATCTTGATCTTGCTAAGTTTTTCCTGGATAAGCGGGGATACACGACGCGAAAGGATATATACAGTCAGGCTAACAAACCTGTTTTGGAACAGGACGAGGCTGTAGGTCATGCAGTTCGTGCAGCCTATATGTATTCCGGGATGGCAGATGTGGCTGCACTTACAGGAGATACAGGTTATATACATGCCATAGATAAAATATGGGACAATGCGACTACAAAGAAACTCTATATTACCGGAGGTATCGGTGCAACCAGCAACGGGGAAGCTTTTGGCGAAAATTACGAACTGCCTAATATGTCCGCCTATTGCGAAACCTGCGCAGCCATTGGAAACGTGTACTGGAACTACCGGTTGTTTCTTCTTCACGGTGAGTCCAAATACTTCGATGTACTGGAGAGGGCCTTGTACAATGGGTTGATTTCGGGTGTATCGCTGGACGGAGGAAGCTTCTTTTACCCTAATCCGCTGGAATCAATTGGTCAGCACCAGCGCCAGCCTTGGTTTGGATGTGCTTGTTGTCCATCCAACATCAGCCGTTTCATTCCTTCCCTTCCGGGCTATGTATACGCTGTAAACAAAAACGATCTTTACGTAAATCTTTTTATGAGCAATACATCCGACATGAAAGTAAACGGTAAAAAAGTAACACTTACCCAAACTACAGGATATCCATGGAGCGGAGATATACGCATGGAGGTTTCTCCAAAAGGAAAACAGTCGTTCACATTAAAAATCCGTATTCCGGGTTGGGTACAGGGATCGGTTGTTCCGGGCAATTTGTACTCCTACACGGATCGTAAGCAATTAGGATATAAAGTAAAAGTAAACGGAGAACTGGTATACGCGACTTTAGACAAAGGCTACTTCAATATTGCAAGGCAATGGAAAAAGGGAGATGTGGTTGAAGTTCATTTTGATATGGAGCCACGAACCGTAAAGGCTAATTCTAAAGTGGAAGCGGATCGGGGAAAGATTGCAGTGGAACGTGGACCAGTTGTTTATTGCGCCGAATGGCCTGATAACGATTTCAGTGTACTAAGTGTAATCATTAACCGCAAGCCTGAGTTTATTGTGGAATGTAAACCGGAATTATTGTATGGAATCGATCAACTGAAGACTTCTGCACAAACAATTGCCTATGATGAGCAGGGTCGCCTTACTACAAAGGATGTAACACTTACTCTGATTCCATATTATACCTGGGCACATCGCGGTAGCGGAGAGATGGCTGTCTGGTTGCCGCAAGATGTAAATGCTACTCGTCCCTCACAACCTGTCACAATTACTTCGAAAGCAAAAGTATCTGCTTCAACCCTGATAAAATCTATCTCCGCCATCAACGACGGACTAACACCAAAAGATGAAAACGATCGTTCTGTACCCTATTATCATTGGTGGCCAAAGGAAGGAACAACGGAATGGATTTGTTACGAGTTTGATCAGCCTCAGCAGCTATCCTTCAGCACAATTTATTGGTTTGACGATGCTCCATGGGGAGGTTGCCGCGTTCCGAAAAGCTGGAAACTCTTTTATAAAGACAACTCAGGAAACTGGCAACCGGTAAATGCCCTGTCCGCTTACGGAACAGAGAAAGGAGAAGGCAACACAGTCCGCTTCTCGCCAGTTACAACTTCTGCCATCAAGCTGGAAGTTGTTCAGCAGGAAAAAAATGCATCCGGATTGTTTGAATGGACAGTAGACTAA
- a CDS encoding glycoside hydrolase family 127 protein gives MSGKILLASALTIGFWACNLSPVKKASTEPIIEVPFAEVHLTDNFWSPRIEVNRTVSIPSAFKQCEINGRFDNFALAGGLIKGEHKGDFPFDDTDPYKIIEGASYSLAVKYDPKLDAYLDSVITLIDAAQEPDGYLTTCVTNKCTRLTGWWGTQRWEKINSHELYNCGHLYEAAVAHYQATGKRTLLSVAIKNADLICKVFGPAEGQKHVPSGHPIVEMGLTKMYKATGDKKYLDLARYFVEETGRGTDGHRLNAYSQDHKPILQQEEIVGHAVRAGYLFSGVADVAALTKDTAYFNAICRIWNNMATKKLYITGGIGSRAQGEGFGPEYELHNHSAYCETCAAIANVYWNQRMFLATGNAKYIDVLERALYNGVISGVSLSGDKFFYDNPLESMGQHERAPWFGCACCPGNITRFMASVPKYVYATQENSVFVNLYVASQSKITVGKDTLELKQTTDYPWDGAVKLTVNTKSAATFGLKLRIPGWAGKEPVPGSDLYTFTKESSQAWAVSINGKTYKTKPSDGYICIDREWKNGDVVELSLPMEVRRVKAHEKVAANKGLLAIERGPVMFCLEGVDQADKHVFNKYIPENSKFTCLYEKDKLNGIMELSGSAKELERTTDGKVTEKNVSVKLIPYSTWNNRGNAEMAVWIPASADYSRPTPETSISSRAKSFTIVSAPIQKDGIAKERREWCYGVNDQWDPKNSGDMSKPYHYFWLKEGSEEAIEYVFDSPETVRNAQVYWLDFDHYDGNYRVPASWKIQYKAGNTWKDVDAKGTYGCKKDTYNSVDFNPVKTTGLKLVIVLQNGESGGVIEWKVN, from the coding sequence ATGTCTGGAAAAATTCTATTGGCATCTGCCCTTACAATTGGCTTTTGGGCTTGTAACCTGTCTCCTGTTAAGAAGGCTTCTACAGAACCTATCATTGAAGTTCCTTTTGCAGAGGTTCATCTAACGGATAATTTCTGGTCTCCACGTATAGAAGTGAATCGGACTGTTTCCATTCCTTCTGCTTTTAAGCAGTGTGAGATAAACGGACGCTTCGACAACTTTGCATTGGCCGGGGGACTAATTAAAGGGGAACACAAAGGTGATTTTCCTTTTGATGATACCGATCCGTACAAAATAATTGAGGGTGCCTCCTACTCGCTCGCTGTAAAATATGATCCAAAACTGGATGCTTACCTGGATAGCGTTATCACATTAATTGACGCAGCGCAGGAGCCCGATGGTTATCTGACCACCTGTGTTACCAATAAGTGTACGCGACTTACAGGTTGGTGGGGTACTCAACGGTGGGAAAAGATTAATAGTCATGAATTATATAATTGCGGGCATTTATATGAAGCAGCTGTTGCACATTATCAGGCAACGGGCAAACGTACGTTGTTAAGTGTTGCAATCAAAAACGCGGATCTTATTTGTAAGGTGTTTGGTCCGGCAGAAGGACAAAAACATGTTCCATCCGGACATCCTATTGTAGAAATGGGATTAACAAAGATGTATAAAGCGACCGGTGATAAAAAATACCTTGATCTGGCCCGCTACTTTGTGGAAGAAACCGGACGGGGAACAGATGGTCATCGCCTGAATGCGTATAGTCAGGACCACAAACCGATTCTGCAACAGGAAGAAATAGTTGGACATGCTGTACGTGCCGGTTATCTGTTTTCTGGCGTTGCAGATGTAGCAGCTCTTACAAAAGATACTGCCTATTTTAATGCCATCTGCCGTATATGGAATAATATGGCGACAAAGAAACTTTATATAACTGGAGGAATCGGATCACGCGCTCAAGGTGAAGGTTTTGGTCCTGAATATGAATTGCATAATCACAGTGCCTATTGCGAAACCTGTGCAGCTATTGCCAATGTATATTGGAATCAGCGGATGTTCCTGGCTACCGGAAATGCCAAATATATAGATGTATTGGAACGTGCTTTATATAATGGTGTAATATCCGGAGTATCACTAAGCGGCGACAAGTTCTTCTACGACAACCCGTTGGAATCCATGGGCCAGCACGAACGAGCCCCGTGGTTTGGTTGCGCTTGTTGTCCGGGTAACATCACACGATTTATGGCTTCTGTACCTAAGTATGTGTATGCAACACAGGAAAACAGCGTGTTTGTGAATTTATATGTTGCCAGCCAAAGCAAAATTACGGTTGGTAAAGATACGTTGGAACTAAAACAGACAACCGATTATCCCTGGGATGGAGCCGTTAAGCTGACAGTAAACACCAAAAGCGCTGCAACTTTCGGATTAAAGCTGCGTATTCCAGGTTGGGCTGGGAAAGAACCGGTTCCGGGAAGCGATCTCTATACCTTTACAAAGGAATCAAGCCAAGCTTGGGCTGTTTCTATAAATGGAAAAACGTATAAAACTAAACCTTCTGATGGATACATATGCATTGATCGGGAATGGAAAAATGGTGATGTGGTTGAGCTATCTTTACCGATGGAAGTACGCAGGGTAAAAGCTCATGAAAAGGTAGCTGCAAACAAAGGTCTGCTTGCAATAGAGAGAGGTCCGGTTATGTTTTGCCTGGAAGGCGTGGATCAGGCAGACAAACATGTTTTCAATAAATATATACCCGAAAACAGTAAGTTTACTTGTCTGTACGAGAAGGATAAACTGAATGGCATTATGGAATTGAGTGGTTCGGCCAAAGAATTGGAACGTACAACAGATGGTAAAGTTACAGAAAAGAATGTCTCTGTTAAATTAATTCCCTATTCTACCTGGAATAACAGAGGTAATGCTGAGATGGCTGTATGGATTCCGGCTTCGGCTGATTATTCCCGACCTACTCCTGAGACAAGTATTTCTTCCCGTGCAAAATCATTTACAATTGTAAGTGCGCCAATTCAGAAAGATGGAATTGCAAAAGAACGCAGAGAATGGTGTTACGGGGTAAACGATCAGTGGGATCCGAAAAATTCGGGAGATATGTCCAAGCCTTATCATTATTTCTGGTTAAAAGAGGGATCGGAAGAGGCAATTGAATATGTGTTTGATAGCCCGGAAACGGTAAGAAATGCCCAGGTTTACTGGCTGGATTTTGATCATTACGACGGCAATTACCGCGTTCCAGCCAGTTGGAAAATTCAATACAAAGCAGGTAACACTTGGAAGGATGTAGATGCTAAAGGTACATACGGATGTAAAAAAGACACTTACAATTCCGTGGATTTCAACCCTGTGAAAACAACCGGACTTAAACTGGTTATTGTATTGCAGAATGGTGAATCAGGAGGTGTAATTGAATGGAAAGTGAATTAA
- a CDS encoding glycoside hydrolase family 97 protein — translation MKKHITFIIWLLCSHIVIGAGKSYILKSPDGKLEVAVTVDKQITYSLTHEGQLLLDKSAIALVLADGKESVLGNNARVKGNKNRSITEKIVSPNYRVRSFTTSFNEINLNFDGNFGLVFRVYNEGVAYRFNTNFKNTVEIKDEVAEFNFDKDYTTYMAYSTSSSEKDLYAMAFQNLYAKATLTNANKENVAFLPVTVDYANGKKLTITESDLEAYPGMFVKGDGKKTALKGVFAAYPSRMDYRPWRRMSYVAERSNVIAKTEGKRSYPWRILAVSENDVDMPVNNLVYALASPNRIGDYSWVKSGKVAWDWWNNWGIYGVDFKAGINMDTYKYYIDFASEKGIPFIILDEGWYNPKAGDMLTVIPELNLPELVRYGKSKKVDIILWTVFNVLDDQLEEACKKYSEMGICGFKVDFLDRDDQTGVEMVYRIAETTAKYKLSLDLHGIYKPTGLNRTYPNIINFESVFGMEEVKWSTAEKDMMLYDVTMPYIRMMAGPIDYTPGAMRNASKKNFKPVYNNPMSQGTRCHQLATYIVHDSPLTMLADNPSIYKSEPECTDFITSIPNTGIEKTVVLQGTLGEYIVTARCVGSDWYIGGITNWDARNITLDFSFLDNGEYAAVLFKDGVNADEQAFDYKKEAMKITAQSKLTVRMASGGGFAISLRKI, via the coding sequence ATGAAAAAGCACATCACATTTATTATTTGGCTTTTATGCAGCCATATCGTTATTGGAGCAGGCAAATCTTACATTCTTAAATCTCCGGACGGAAAACTGGAGGTAGCAGTAACTGTAGACAAGCAAATTACTTATTCCTTGACACATGAAGGGCAGTTATTACTGGATAAAAGTGCCATCGCCTTGGTATTGGCCGATGGGAAAGAATCAGTATTAGGTAATAATGCACGCGTAAAAGGGAACAAAAACCGATCCATTACGGAAAAAATTGTATCTCCCAATTATCGTGTTCGTTCATTTACAACCAGTTTTAATGAGATTAACCTGAATTTCGATGGTAACTTCGGCTTGGTTTTTCGTGTTTACAACGAAGGTGTGGCTTATCGCTTCAATACAAATTTCAAAAACACAGTTGAAATTAAGGACGAAGTAGCCGAATTTAACTTTGACAAAGATTATACAACTTATATGGCGTATTCAACTTCTTCCAGTGAGAAAGATCTTTACGCCATGGCTTTTCAAAATTTATACGCAAAAGCTACACTTACAAATGCCAATAAAGAAAATGTAGCTTTTCTTCCGGTTACTGTAGATTATGCAAACGGTAAGAAACTGACGATAACAGAATCCGACCTGGAAGCTTACCCCGGAATGTTTGTAAAAGGTGACGGCAAAAAAACTGCCTTGAAAGGTGTGTTCGCCGCATATCCTTCACGAATGGATTATCGTCCATGGCGGCGTATGAGTTATGTGGCTGAACGGAGTAATGTGATTGCCAAAACAGAAGGAAAACGTTCATATCCTTGGCGCATTCTGGCTGTTTCAGAAAATGATGTGGATATGCCTGTTAACAATCTTGTGTATGCGCTGGCTTCTCCTAACCGTATAGGGGACTACTCTTGGGTGAAATCCGGCAAAGTTGCCTGGGATTGGTGGAACAACTGGGGCATATACGGTGTAGATTTCAAAGCAGGCATCAATATGGATACCTATAAATATTATATTGACTTTGCATCAGAAAAAGGTATTCCATTTATCATTCTGGATGAAGGTTGGTACAATCCAAAGGCTGGAGATATGCTGACTGTTATACCAGAACTGAATTTACCCGAACTTGTTCGTTACGGAAAGAGCAAAAAAGTGGATATAATTCTTTGGACTGTGTTTAATGTTCTGGACGATCAGCTGGAAGAGGCTTGCAAGAAATATTCTGAGATGGGGATCTGTGGTTTTAAAGTAGATTTTCTTGATCGCGATGATCAAACTGGCGTTGAAATGGTCTATCGCATTGCGGAAACTACTGCCAAATATAAATTATCGCTTGATCTTCACGGTATTTATAAGCCAACCGGACTTAACCGCACCTACCCGAATATCATTAATTTTGAAAGTGTCTTTGGCATGGAAGAGGTTAAATGGAGTACTGCCGAAAAAGATATGATGCTGTATGACGTAACGATGCCTTATATCCGGATGATGGCAGGTCCGATTGATTACACTCCCGGGGCAATGCGCAATGCGTCTAAGAAAAACTTCAAACCTGTCTATAATAATCCGATGAGCCAGGGAACACGATGTCATCAACTGGCTACCTATATCGTACATGACTCTCCACTGACTATGCTTGCCGATAATCCTTCTATTTACAAAAGCGAGCCGGAATGTACTGATTTCATTACCAGTATCCCGAACACCGGAATTGAAAAGACGGTTGTTCTTCAGGGAACTTTGGGGGAATATATTGTTACTGCCCGCTGTGTAGGTTCGGATTGGTATATTGGTGGTATAACCAATTGGGATGCCCGTAATATTACACTGGATTTTTCTTTCCTTGACAATGGAGAATATGCTGCCGTTTTGTTTAAGGACGGGGTTAATGCCGATGAACAAGCCTTTGATTATAAAAAAGAAGCGATGAAGATTACAGCACAGAGCAAACTTACAGTCCGGATGGCTTCGGGAGGTGGTTTTGCAATTTCTTTACGGAAAATTTGA